The genomic interval GACCTGGTAGGATAACGAAAACCTATCGCTGTCCTTGCGACATCTTAGTACGATCATGACTTTTGGCGATCGCCAGCAGACTCGGATTCGACAGAAGCTCCTTCTCAAGGTACGCCATGATGTTCAGGCGAATTTGAGTCAGTCTTTACATCATCAGGTACTCACGTCCTTAAGCACTGAACCGAACCCGTTAGGCGCGAGACGGCCGGGGGATATTCAGGTGAAACTCAGTGGTGCGCCTACTACCCAATTAGACCCAAATACCAGTCCGTTTAATCTGTTCGATCAAACGGGGGGCGTTTGGGTGGTGCTGGGTCATATCGGTAGTGGCAAAACTACCACCCTCTTAGAATTGGCAGATGAGGCGATCGCCCGGGCCCAAACCTATAGCCATCAACCCATTCCCCTGCTCTTTGATTTGTCCCAATGGCAGAAATACAGCTTAAACACCTGGCTTATTGGGCAATGTGGTCTCAACTATCAATTACCCCGTAAGCTTGCTAAAAAATGGTTATCTCAAGGACAAATTCTGATTCTCTTAGATAATCTAGATACCCTATCTTTTGATCGTCAAAATCAAACCCTACAAGCGATCAAAGAACTGCAAAGCAATACTGAACAGCCCTTAAACTTGATTTTGGCATCAAGAATTGATTCCTATAAGCGCTCTCCAACTCGGCTCAAACTTCAGGGAGCGGTTTGGTTAAAACCTTTAAATCTACCCCAAATCAAAGACTATTTATTCCAAGCGAGAAGTCGGGAGCTGTGGCATAACTTGCGCGAAGATAAAGCTTTGATGGGGTTAGCCAAAACTCCTTTGTTTCTGAATTTAATGACCCTAGCTGATGAAGAGATTTTAATTCATGCTTGGGCAAGAATTTCGGATTCAGAGCAACAATATCGCTATCTTTTTAATGCCTATATCCGTCGTCTTTTAGGTCAAGAAAGTTCCGATCTGAACCGAAAATGGTATCGATCTCAGCAACAACCGAAACCAGAGGAAACGAAACATTGGTTAATTGCTTTGGCGAAATGGATGCAAAAGGAGAATCGTACCAGTTTTGCGATCTCGGATGTGAATACGGGTTATTTTCAAACCCTGGAACAGAACCGGGATTATCAAGTGGGAGTGGGTAGCGCTACGGCTTTGTTATTTGGGATCGTCTGCGGGGGAATTGCGGCTTTAGTGGAAGGATTGGGATTGGGGTTGATGATGGGGTTAATTCTGGGTGCGGTTTTGGCGGCGATCGGGATTTTAAGTTTTAGTTTGCGGTTGTTACCAAAATTTATGTTGCGCTATCGACTCTATCGCGAGAATCTGATGCCTTGGGATTTTCAGCGCTTTCTGAATTATTGTAGTAGTAAGGGGTTGCTCCAGAAAATCGGCGATCGCTATCAATTTCCCCATCAACTGATTCAGGAACATTTCGCCCAAATAGAAGAATTGAAGTGGTAATAGTCCCAAGACTAAACCCATCGAACCATCTGCACCCGATAGCGCTCTTTTTTGGTTATGGCGACATCTCCCACTTCTAAGCGCCCTTTTCCACGAATGGCGATTAAATCTCCTGGTTTTACCGTATAACTGGCTTGGGTAACCTCTTTCCAGTTCACCCGCACATCCTTCGTTTCAATCATTTGCACCATTTTACTACGGGAGAGGCGAAACCCGGCTGAGGCGATCGCATCCAAACGCATCGATGCTTCCACTGTCGTCATTTCTTTGCGCTTCGGTTCTCTCACTTTTAGCTCACCCCTATCAATGGGTTGGGTTTTCACTGGAACCGAGCGCACCTGATTTAAATTCATCTCTAGAAATTCTACCAATTCTGGAACCACAATTACCTGCGCTCCCCGTTCCCCTAAAACGATCACATCTCCTGTTTTTTCCCGTACAATTCCCGTGCCTAACATCGCCCCTAAAAAATCTCGATGGGTTGCTGTGTCAAACAGAAAATTACCCGCGATTTCCAACACGGCAATTTCTACATTTTCTGGCTCTAAAGGAATCTCTTCCCGCGCAATTCCTAGCCGTTTTCGTTCCGCTTGCGGATATCCCCCCCAAGCCACTAAATTTACTTCTGTTAAGCCCTTAAACACCGTTTCACATTCGGCTAAAACCGCAGGCGATAAAAAATCGGTTGTGACTACTTCCCAAGTTTTGATCGCTCGTTCTGCCCGATCTAAAATTTGGGCCATTTCTTCTCGATGTTCAACGCCTTTGAGTAAATCGGCTTTGGGTAGCATAACTGAAATTGAGTTTAATACTTTAAGTTTGGGAGGGGTTTGCGCCAGGTTCCCAGATTGAGACCGAGAAACTGATGAATGTGGTTAAGCGTTTGCATTTGTGCTTGGCTATTGGGCGGAATTCCCAAATTCAAGGGCAACGATTGACCATTATTTAAGATTAACATAATTTGGTATCTTTGGGAAGCTTGCCCTGACCAACCCAGGGGTTCTAATTGAATATCCCAGATATCGGCTAAGGAATATTCTTGGATATCTGTTCCTAAAACTCCTTGAGAAATAATGGTCAGGCGATCGCGGGTTTTGCTAAAGGTATAGATTTTAGTTTTACCATTGGTTAATAGTACACCTACACCAGTAATCATTGTTGTCAGATAAAACAGGGGAAGGGGCCAAATGTAGAGTATCCAGGAAGCGAATAAACTGGCAAGTGCTATCAGAACTGGAAGTCCAAAAATTAAACCTAGAGTCATCATCCAAAGTTTTTGGGGACGATGGCGAAATTTAAGTTCAGTTGCTGTATTTTCTAAAATCACCATGATGTTCACCAAATTTTGTGTGGGAGCCAGAAACCCGGTTTCTTGAAGAAACTGGGTTTCTTAGAGCCTTAAGAATTGTTATAGGTGGACTGAAGAGAAGGATTGGCAGATACGTTTGGTACAGGTAAAGGTTTTAGAGCATGATGGTGTAACTGGTCTCCAATTTGAAATTGCCGCAGTTGTACTCTGGTGATTTTAATGCCCCAAGGTTCTGTGGCTACATCTAATTTTTGCACCAGAATTTCATTGAGTTGATCTCGTGCAGTAAATAGATCGTTGAGTTCAATGGTTGCTAGTTCTGTGCGAATATTGATCTCGATTAAATCAATCACTGCTTGACGCAAGTTTTTGACTTTGTAGCAGGATTTTTCCAGATCGAGAATTTGCCAATAAACGACCATATCTAGGGTGACAGTAATGTGTTCGCTGGTCAAACAGACTAAAGGTTTCATATCTAAGGGTTGTTCGCGCAGGGTTTCTTGATAAGCAACCTGTTCAAAAAAGGGCACTAAGAATGTCAGACCAGGTTCTAGTTTTTTGCCATTATATTTACCAAGGTGTTCAACTAGGGCTTGATCGCCCTGGTTGACGACTTTCATACTCGCAACTAGGGAGGTTCCACTTAAGGCAAAGAATAAGAACAAGAACCATTGATATAAGAACACTTCCATGATTAAACTCCTAAAGAAGGTTGAAAGGACAAGAAATAGAATTAGGCATCTAAGAGGTGATGGGG from Roseofilum capinflatum BLCC-M114 carries:
- a CDS encoding SPFH domain-containing protein; amino-acid sequence: MEVFLYQWFLFLFFALSGTSLVASMKVVNQGDQALVEHLGKYNGKKLEPGLTFLVPFFEQVAYQETLREQPLDMKPLVCLTSEHITVTLDMVVYWQILDLEKSCYKVKNLRQAVIDLIEINIRTELATIELNDLFTARDQLNEILVQKLDVATEPWGIKITRVQLRQFQIGDQLHHHALKPLPVPNVSANPSLQSTYNNS
- a CDS encoding photosystem II S4 domain protein: MLPKADLLKGVEHREEMAQILDRAERAIKTWEVVTTDFLSPAVLAECETVFKGLTEVNLVAWGGYPQAERKRLGIAREEIPLEPENVEIAVLEIAGNFLFDTATHRDFLGAMLGTGIVREKTGDVIVLGERGAQVIVVPELVEFLEMNLNQVRSVPVKTQPIDRGELKVREPKRKEMTTVEASMRLDAIASAGFRLSRSKMVQMIETKDVRVNWKEVTQASYTVKPGDLIAIRGKGRLEVGDVAITKKERYRVQMVRWV
- a CDS encoding NACHT domain-containing protein → MTFGDRQQTRIRQKLLLKVRHDVQANLSQSLHHQVLTSLSTEPNPLGARRPGDIQVKLSGAPTTQLDPNTSPFNLFDQTGGVWVVLGHIGSGKTTTLLELADEAIARAQTYSHQPIPLLFDLSQWQKYSLNTWLIGQCGLNYQLPRKLAKKWLSQGQILILLDNLDTLSFDRQNQTLQAIKELQSNTEQPLNLILASRIDSYKRSPTRLKLQGAVWLKPLNLPQIKDYLFQARSRELWHNLREDKALMGLAKTPLFLNLMTLADEEILIHAWARISDSEQQYRYLFNAYIRRLLGQESSDLNRKWYRSQQQPKPEETKHWLIALAKWMQKENRTSFAISDVNTGYFQTLEQNRDYQVGVGSATALLFGIVCGGIAALVEGLGLGLMMGLILGAVLAAIGILSFSLRLLPKFMLRYRLYRENLMPWDFQRFLNYCSSKGLLQKIGDRYQFPHQLIQEHFAQIEELKW